In Streptomyces sp. ML-6, the genomic stretch AAGGAATCGGAGATCCGCCGGATCGTCATGGAGCGCATCGACATCGTCGGGCTCCTCGGCGCCGAGGACAAACTGCCGGGCGAGATATCCGGCGGCATGCGCAAGCGGGCCGGCCTGGCCCGCGCCCTCGTCCTGGACCCGCAGATCATCCTCTGCGACGAGCCGGACTCCGGACTCGACCCGGTCCGCACCGCGTACATCTCCCAGCTGCTCATCGACCTCAACGCGCAGATCGACGCGACGATGCTCATCGTCACCCACAACCTCGACATCGCGGCCACCGTCCCGGACAACATGGGCATGCTGTTCCGCCGCAACCTGGTCACCTTCGGACCGCGCGAGGTACTGCTCACCAGCGACATGCCCGTGGTCTCCCAGTTCCTCGCCGGACGCCGCGAGGGCCCCATCGGGATGGCCGAGGAGAAGGACGCCGCCACCCTCGCCGCCGAGGAGATCAACGGCTACGGGGTCGGCATCAGCTCCGCCAACGCGCCGCGCACCGTCGTACCGCAGCTGGAGCCGTCACCCGGCCTGCCCGTGCGGCAGGCCGCCCTGCGCCGCCGGGAACGGGTCCTGTCGATGATGGGCCAGCTGCCCGAGGCCGCCCGCACCGCGATCATGAAGAGCTACGCCCCGGCCACGGGCGGTGGGAACCCGTGACGGCCCCCATGCCGGTACTGCCCCCCGACCCGCCCCCCTCCGGCCCGGACGGCGCGGACGACACGGGCGGACGGAAGACGCCCGGGGCCTCGCGGCAGAAGCAGCCGACCCAGCTCCTCGCCCCGCTGCGCGAGACCGGGAAGCTCTTCTCCCTCGCCGCGACCGTGAGCCGGGAGATGTTCCGAAGGCCCTTCCAGTTCAGGGAGTTCGTCGAACAGTTCTGGTTCGTCGCCAGCGTCACCATCCTGCCCGCGGCACTCGTCTCCATCCCGTTCGGCGCGGTCATCGCCCTCCAGGTCGGCTCGCTGACCCAGCAGCTCGGCGCCCAGTCCTTCACCGGCGGCGCCAGCGTCCTCGCCGTGATCCAGCAGGCCAGCCCGATCATCGTGGCGCTGCTGATCTCCGGTGCGGCGGGCTCGGCCATCTGCGCCGACCTGGGCTCCCGGAAGATCCGCGAGGAACTCGACGCGATGGAGGTCATGGGCGTCTCGCCCATCCAGCGCCTGGTCGTCCCGCGCGTCCTGGCCACCATGCTGGTGGCCGTCCTGCTGAACGGCCTGGTCTCGGTCGTCGGCACGCTCGGCGGCTACTTCTTCAACGTGATCCTCCAGCACGGCACCCCCGGCGCCTACCTGGCCAGCTTCTCCGCCCTCGCCCAGCTCCCCGACCTGTACATCAGCGAGGTCAAGGCGCTCATCTTCGGTTTCATCGCGGGCATCGTCGCCGCCTACCGCGGACTCAACCCGCGCGGCGGCCCCAAGGGCGTCGGCGACGCGGTCAACCAGTCCGTCGTCATCACCTTCATGCTGCTGTTCTTCGTGAACACGGTCCTCACGACGATCTACCTCCAGATCGTCCCCGCGAAGGGGAGCTGACCGATGTCGATGCTCAGCTGGCTCGATCGATCCGGTGAACAACTCACCTTCTACGTCCGGG encodes the following:
- a CDS encoding ATP-binding cassette domain-containing protein yields the protein MGIEVVVEGLTKSFGKQNIWQDVTLTLPAGEVSVMLGPSGTGKTVFLKSIIGLLKPEEGRVLINGVDMVNSPEREIMETRKLFGLMFQDGALFGSMSLFDNIAFPLREHTRKKESEIRRIVMERIDIVGLLGAEDKLPGEISGGMRKRAGLARALVLDPQIILCDEPDSGLDPVRTAYISQLLIDLNAQIDATMLIVTHNLDIAATVPDNMGMLFRRNLVTFGPREVLLTSDMPVVSQFLAGRREGPIGMAEEKDAATLAAEEINGYGVGISSANAPRTVVPQLEPSPGLPVRQAALRRRERVLSMMGQLPEAARTAIMKSYAPATGGGNP
- a CDS encoding ABC transporter permease, with protein sequence MTAPMPVLPPDPPPSGPDGADDTGGRKTPGASRQKQPTQLLAPLRETGKLFSLAATVSREMFRRPFQFREFVEQFWFVASVTILPAALVSIPFGAVIALQVGSLTQQLGAQSFTGGASVLAVIQQASPIIVALLISGAAGSAICADLGSRKIREELDAMEVMGVSPIQRLVVPRVLATMLVAVLLNGLVSVVGTLGGYFFNVILQHGTPGAYLASFSALAQLPDLYISEVKALIFGFIAGIVAAYRGLNPRGGPKGVGDAVNQSVVITFMLLFFVNTVLTTIYLQIVPAKGS